The genomic segment TGATTCGTTGATTCGTTGATTCGTTGATTCGTTGATTCGTTGATTCGTTGATTCGCAGATTCGCCTATGAACACCTTGCCAAAAAAAAACGAAATAACTTTGTTCCGCTACAGAAACCGGCTCATGGCGGGCGTATGTGTCAACATCTCACATACCAGAGCCAGATTTGCGGTATCGGCGCGCACATCACACAATGTACCCATAGAAAATATACTTCAGACAACCGGACACATCGAAAATGACAAAACCGCCGGCACAGCGTGGCTCAACCGGGCAGAAACCACAAGCGCCGACATTGACCTTTGCGACCTGTGGGAACTCGTCGTAGAAGAAGACGAAATCTGGGATCTGAACGAACTGGCCGAACTGCATGACAATCACACGCCGACATCGGAACAAATGTCGGCATTTTTAGTCGCACTGGAAACGAGTATCTACTTCGATGCCGAAGGACGAAGGTTTCGCGCAGCAGACCGTACAGAAGTTAGCCACAGATTGGAAATAGTCGCCCGCGAAAAAGAGCGAGAAGTGGAACGAGAGGCATTTTTGAAATGGCTTCGGTTTCAAGGTACCGGCAAAGACGAATGGATCGAACGGATAAAAGACGTCGCACTACGCGGCGAACAGAGCAACCATGCACACTGGCTGGAACGCATGGCTGGCGAGACCCTCTCTGCGCGGAAAGCTTTTGATCGCTTAGTCGCCGAAGGCATATGGGATCGGCATGCCTTCGGCGAATTGATGCGCGAAGATGTACCTCTGAATTTTCCCGACATATTGATCAAAGAAGCGGACGCGATTCAAGCCATGTATAAAAGCGACGCATTTGCAAATCGCCAAGACCTGACACACATAGATGCCGTGACCATTGACGACGCATCGACAACAGATATGGACGATGCGATATCAGTTCAATTTCGGGAAGACGGCAGCCATCAAATCGGCGTGCATATTACCGATATCTCCTCGCTGATCCCCGCGCATTCAGCCCTCGACGAAGAAGCCAGAAACCGCGGCGCAAGCCTCTACTTTCCAGATGCAAAATATCCCATGTTGCCGCCCGTTCTATCGGAAAATCTGGGCAGTCTTATCCCGCATGAGAATCGGTTGGCCGTCAGCCTCTTGTGGAATGTGGAATCAGATGGCGCGATGGAAACCCCGACCTGGACGCTCTCCGTCATCCGGTGTTGCGAAAAACTGAGTTATGACGCAGCAGACGCAATACTCGACGATGCAACTCATCCCAGGCACGCGATATTATCAGCCCTATTTGACACGGCAGAATCGCTTTTAATACAGCGCGTCGAAGCCGGTGCTATAGCAGTTGATCAGGTTGATCGCCGCGTGAATATCTCGGCTGACGGAACCGTAAACATCGAAATAAAAAAACGCGACTCCAGGGCTGATTTGCTGATCAGCGAACTGATGGTCAAAGCCAATGTCGAAGCCGCCAAATTGTGTGTTGAACAAAACGCACCCGCGATCTTTCGCGTACAGGACGCGCCCGACCTCTCCGATTTAGAACCCACGGATAACGAGCAAGTACACCGCTATCAGACACTGACGCGCATGCGCGCAGCAGCAATCTCACTACAGCCCGGCCTGCACGGTGGCCTGGGGGTAGAACCCTATTGCCAGACCACATCTCCCCTGAGGCGATTCATAGACCTGGTATCACAGCGACAACTCGTCGCCATCATCGACAACAGAGCCTTGCCCTACTCTATAGATGACCTGACGACACTTTGTCCCTACCTCGAAGAACGCCTCCGCCTGATCAACCGCCTGGAACAGCGCAGAGAGCGCTACTGGATATACCACCATCTCTCGCAATACAGAGGACAGGTATTTGACGCACTCGTGTTAAACACATGGGACCACCGTGCCCGGATCGAAGTCCTGGACTATGCCCTGCAAGTTGACATACGCCTACCGGAACAAATCCGCGTGGGTGAACCCATAAGCGTGCGCCTGACGCGGATAGATCCCTGGGCGGATGATATTCAATTTGTAATAAAATAAAAAGGATACAAGAGTATGATCCGTGTATGGTACCTGTTTCTCTTTTTTTCTCTTAACGCACACCTCTGGGCGGACGTGCCCAACGGGGGATTTGAACAAATCACAGCATCGCAGATACCTGTAAATTGGTCTCCCGTACCCGATTCTACGCGGGTCATGGTCGAACGCGAACGCGCCCACAGCGGTAAAATCTCAGTCCTTATGATAGGAGGACCGCGGGGTGAACCCACCGCCCTGATCAGCGATCCCGTCGATATTCAGCCGGGAGCCGTTTACGTCTTAACCGGATGGGCGCGTGCCGACAGTGCAAGAGCTTCTGCACGCATCCGATGGTTGTCAGAAGATCAGACGCCAGTGGGCGAAAGCAGAATAACAACAGAAGGCGCGTCGTGGACGCAATGGGCAGGGACTTTTGTGGTACCCACAAAAGCCCTGTTTGGGCGCGTAATTTGTCTTACAGAAGGAAAAGAAGCGGCTTTTGACGATGTGCGTCTGCACAAAATTGCATCGCGAATGCCCCTCGGCCTGCAATTAAAAGCAGCGAATTTTCCCACAAGTGGCGCGCGCGTCTCAAGGGTGCGCGTGACCATACAAGACAGCTTTATAGCACGACCTCACCATATACCTGCGACGGGGCAGGACAGTGTGATTTCTCATGATGGAGCCGTGGTTATCTTCGAAGCGAGTCGCGGGCAAATAACCCCCTGGGCACAAATAGAAAATGGCACAGCGACAGCCACATTGCGCGACACCGATGAAAACATGGGCGGCGTCTATGTGCGGGCGCGGTTGGCTCACCTCAGCGCCCGGGCCTATGTCGGCGACAAAAAAGCGACCCGATTGCGCGGTCGTCTCTTCAATGCCGAAACCGGGCACCCCCTATTGGGCCGGGTAATCGTCGCCGATTCTCTGGGAACTATTTTACAAACGGGATTTGCAGAACGCGGTTTTGTTGCCAACGGAGCATTTGCAATCGATGTACCACCCCAAACAATCACCGTATCCGCAATGCGCGGTTTGGCGCACCTGCCGCCAGAACCACAGGTCTTGCACCTCGTACCCGGTCGTGAACACATGGTAGAATTGCCCTTCAAACCCTGGGGAGATCTCCACGCACGGGGATGGGTGGCAGGTGATCTTCTCAACAGCAATGATGCGCAGGCACGCGGACTGGACTGGGCAGCTCTACCAGAGAATGTGAATAAAAATTCGATACTGACACTACCCGGCAAATATGTTGAAACCCGCGGGGGAAAACAATGGGTATTGGGCACCACGGGTCTATTTACCTCCCAGCAAGCCGGATTCGAGTTACATGCCCAGACGCGTTTAGACCGCGGTATTACTGGCTACACAGAGATTCTGGGCACCTCGTTATTCGATATTCTCGCTGGACCGGCTTTTGACGCACTCGATATCGCACATCCCGAAGCGCGGGCAATCTGGTTTGCACTGCTCAATCGGGGGTACCGCATTGCGGGCACAGCTTTTTCCGACGAACATTTTCGCACATACACACATGTGCCCGGCGACCTGACCGCCGATAGACTGATGCGCGCAATAGCCAGCGGACAAAATATGATAACCAACGGACCTCTGATCTCACTATCCATCTTTGCAGCCGGACCCGGCGACCAATTGCCAGCAGGCCACACAAGACGGGCAATAATTCACGCCTGGGCAGCCGCAAAATTCGATGCGTATTTGACGCGCATTGAACTGATCCGCAATGCACAGATAATCCAGAGTTGGGATTTGAAAGAACAACCGCGAAAATATCGGATATCAACAGCACTCGAAGATACTGTCAACTGCTGGTACCTCGCCCGGTGCTATGGTACAGATACATCGCGTGTGGCATTGACGAATCCAATCTACTTCAAAACAAAAAATTTCGCGCCTCCCCAACCTGTTCAGGCCATAGTACAGGGCAAAATAGAAATGAGCGACCATTCTCCCGTACCCCAGACCATTATTCGAGTGATTGATCCCATTGGCAAAACAGTCCTGCAGACGGTAGCCCAACGCGGAACATTTCAAATTTGGGCACCTGCGACCAGCCAGATTCGCGTAGAAGCAAAAGGCTACGAAGCGCCACCGCAACGCATCTTTGACCATCCAGATATCCAGCGTCTATTGCAAACACCCGTCAACCTGTCTGAACTAAACGCCCTGGATACGCTGACCCAACAACTACAAGCCATCGACATGGTATTTGTCCTCAAACCTTCACAATAATTTGACCACCGTATTATATTTATTTTTTAGAAATATGTACATCATCCATTTTCATACCAGGAAAATAAAATGAATAAAATTCTGGTGGTTGAAGACGAACCCGATATTTTGGAAATGGTGCGCTACAACCTCGATCAGGCCGGATTAGATGTTGAAACAGCAGAAGATGCCGAGCATGCTCTCCAGAGCGTTCAGGAGGTTCTGCCAGATTTGATCATACTGGACCTGATGCTGCCGGGCATCGACGGACTGGATATGTGCAGGCAATTAAAACAAGAGGCGCGAACCCGTCACATACCCATCTTGATGTTAACCGCGCGCAAAGAGGAAGTAGATCGCATCGTGGGATTGGAATTGGGAGCCGATGACTACGTTGTCAAACCCTTTTCCCCGCGCGAACTCGTCTTGAGAGCGCAGGCGATTCTGCGGCGCAGCCAGGACAGTTTGCAATCAACCCCAGATGCCTGGTTACATCTGGGACCGATATCTATCGATAAAGCCGCACACCAGGCCCTGTTAAACGGCGACCCATTGGAATTGACGGGCACAGAATTTAAACTGCTCATAACCCTGATCGAACGCCGTGGACGCGTGCAAACGCGCGACGACTTACTCGATACAGTATGGGGTTATGAATACAGTGGTTATGGGCGCACGGTCGATACACACATCAGGCGGTTGCGCGAGAAACTCGGCGAAGCAAGCGAATGGATCGAAACCGTGCGAGGCGTGGGTTATCGATTCCGCCGAGAGAGAGTATAGAATGCGTTTGCACTGGAAATGGATGCTCGCCTGCCTTTCTGTACTGGTACTGGTACTGGTATCTGCACATCTGTATCTGGATCACGTCATACGCGACTTTTGGGTTTATCATCTCGAACAGAGACTTTTGCGCGAAGTGCGTTTTGCCCGCGCACACCTCAGCGACATGGCAAATACCGATGAGGAACTCGTCCCACTCGTCGACGAGATAGGCGCGCGTTTGGGCGTGCGTGCAACACTGATCGACGGTCAAGGGCGCGTATTAGCCGATTCGGAAACCGACCCACCTGATCTGAGCGCTCTGGAAAATCACGCCGAATATCCAGAAATAAGCGCGGCACTTCAACAGGGGCGGGGAAGCAACTTGCGCTATAGCAACACACAGGATATCGAAATATTATATGTCGCAACTGCAGTACCGGAAATTGGCGATAGAAATTTTGCCCTGCGACTGGCTCTACCCCTGCGCGATATAGGGCATATAGAACAACTGATTGCACGGGCGATATGGATGGCATCGATACTGGGATTATGCCTCGCCTTGTTATTGGCTTATGTCACCTCGCGATATATCTCGCGCCCGATTTTAGATGCCATTTGGTTCGTCAAAAACATTGCTTCGGGAAGATTAAAACACCCCACACTTCGCGTTAGTTCCACGCGAGAATTGCGCGAATTGGGCACAGCATTAGACGACATGCGCCAGCAGATCCAGGTGCAAATTGGGCAAATCACACTTGAAAAATCGCGTTTAGAAGCTGTCTTGCCGAGCATTACAGAAGCGATTCTGGTCACGGACCAGAATGGTCGCATCCTGATGGGCAATCAGACATTTGAGAAGCTATTTGGTGTATCTGACACCATTGAAGGGCGCATGCCCATTGAGCTTGTGCGCCATCGAGACGTACAAGATGCGATTGATCAAACCCTGTCAACCGGACAAGTGGTATTTTTAGATCTCACCCGCTCAGACGGCCGAGAACGCCATTTCGATGTACAAACTGCACCTATTTTGCAAGACGATCATATCGCGGGTTCTGTAACTATTTTTTACGACATCACGGAACTGCGCCGCCTGGAGCGCATTCGCAAAGATTTTGTCGCCAATGTTTCGCATGAGTTGCGCACCCCACTCACAACCATTAAGGGATGTGCAGCCACGCTGGCAGACGGTGCCTTAGACAACAGAGAAGCCTCACAGCGATTCGTAAAAATGATCAACACCCATGCGGATCGCCTGCACAATCTGGTAGAAGATATTCTGGACTTATCGCGTATCGAATCGGGTGCTCTGCCTCTTGAGACCGGCGTATATCCCGTACATGAGATGGTCAACGCCGTCGTTGGAGAGATACGCCCACTGACGAAAGAAAAAGCCCTTACCATCGAGATAGACATAAAAGAAAATGTACAGGTGCAGTGCGATCGCAAGCTCATTGAACAGGCATTGCTCAATTTGCTCGACAACGCCGTGAAATACACGCCCGAAGGGGGTAAAATCTGGATTCAGACGCGGGATTTCAAGCCTGTGGAAAATGATCGGGAAAACCGTCGCAATAGACCCGAGGAAATTGAAAATCAGACCCGCACGCGTCGCATTGCACTTGAAGTAAAGGACACGGGTATTGGGGTACCGCTTTCAGATATGGATCGCATTTTTGAGCGATTTTATCGGGTCGATAAAGGGCGGTCGCGCGCAATGGGCGGGACGGGTCTGGGCTTGTCAATTGTTCGGCACATCATGGATGCACACGGTGAGCGGGTCTATGTCGAGAGTGAACAGGGCAAGGGGTCGACATTTGGATTGACATTGCCACGGGAATAAAAAAGGGATCGCGTTAAATAAAATATCAAGCGGTGAATT from the Gemmatimonadota bacterium genome contains:
- a CDS encoding RNB domain-containing ribonuclease, whose protein sequence is MAGVCVNISHTRARFAVSARTSHNVPIENILQTTGHIENDKTAGTAWLNRAETTSADIDLCDLWELVVEEDEIWDLNELAELHDNHTPTSEQMSAFLVALETSIYFDAEGRRFRAADRTEVSHRLEIVAREKEREVEREAFLKWLRFQGTGKDEWIERIKDVALRGEQSNHAHWLERMAGETLSARKAFDRLVAEGIWDRHAFGELMREDVPLNFPDILIKEADAIQAMYKSDAFANRQDLTHIDAVTIDDASTTDMDDAISVQFREDGSHQIGVHITDISSLIPAHSALDEEARNRGASLYFPDAKYPMLPPVLSENLGSLIPHENRLAVSLLWNVESDGAMETPTWTLSVIRCCEKLSYDAADAILDDATHPRHAILSALFDTAESLLIQRVEAGAIAVDQVDRRVNISADGTVNIEIKKRDSRADLLISELMVKANVEAAKLCVEQNAPAIFRVQDAPDLSDLEPTDNEQVHRYQTLTRMRAAAISLQPGLHGGLGVEPYCQTTSPLRRFIDLVSQRQLVAIIDNRALPYSIDDLTTLCPYLEERLRLINRLEQRRERYWIYHHLSQYRGQVFDALVLNTWDHRARIEVLDYALQVDIRLPEQIRVGEPISVRLTRIDPWADDIQFVIK
- a CDS encoding CehA/McbA family metallohydrolase, producing MIRVWYLFLFFSLNAHLWADVPNGGFEQITASQIPVNWSPVPDSTRVMVERERAHSGKISVLMIGGPRGEPTALISDPVDIQPGAVYVLTGWARADSARASARIRWLSEDQTPVGESRITTEGASWTQWAGTFVVPTKALFGRVICLTEGKEAAFDDVRLHKIASRMPLGLQLKAANFPTSGARVSRVRVTIQDSFIARPHHIPATGQDSVISHDGAVVIFEASRGQITPWAQIENGTATATLRDTDENMGGVYVRARLAHLSARAYVGDKKATRLRGRLFNAETGHPLLGRVIVADSLGTILQTGFAERGFVANGAFAIDVPPQTITVSAMRGLAHLPPEPQVLHLVPGREHMVELPFKPWGDLHARGWVAGDLLNSNDAQARGLDWAALPENVNKNSILTLPGKYVETRGGKQWVLGTTGLFTSQQAGFELHAQTRLDRGITGYTEILGTSLFDILAGPAFDALDIAHPEARAIWFALLNRGYRIAGTAFSDEHFRTYTHVPGDLTADRLMRAIASGQNMITNGPLISLSIFAAGPGDQLPAGHTRRAIIHAWAAAKFDAYLTRIELIRNAQIIQSWDLKEQPRKYRISTALEDTVNCWYLARCYGTDTSRVALTNPIYFKTKNFAPPQPVQAIVQGKIEMSDHSPVPQTIIRVIDPIGKTVLQTVAQRGTFQIWAPATSQIRVEAKGYEAPPQRIFDHPDIQRLLQTPVNLSELNALDTLTQQLQAIDMVFVLKPSQ
- a CDS encoding response regulator transcription factor, which encodes MNKILVVEDEPDILEMVRYNLDQAGLDVETAEDAEHALQSVQEVLPDLIILDLMLPGIDGLDMCRQLKQEARTRHIPILMLTARKEEVDRIVGLELGADDYVVKPFSPRELVLRAQAILRRSQDSLQSTPDAWLHLGPISIDKAAHQALLNGDPLELTGTEFKLLITLIERRGRVQTRDDLLDTVWGYEYSGYGRTVDTHIRRLREKLGEASEWIETVRGVGYRFRRERV
- a CDS encoding ATP-binding protein, translating into MRLHWKWMLACLSVLVLVLVSAHLYLDHVIRDFWVYHLEQRLLREVRFARAHLSDMANTDEELVPLVDEIGARLGVRATLIDGQGRVLADSETDPPDLSALENHAEYPEISAALQQGRGSNLRYSNTQDIEILYVATAVPEIGDRNFALRLALPLRDIGHIEQLIARAIWMASILGLCLALLLAYVTSRYISRPILDAIWFVKNIASGRLKHPTLRVSSTRELRELGTALDDMRQQIQVQIGQITLEKSRLEAVLPSITEAILVTDQNGRILMGNQTFEKLFGVSDTIEGRMPIELVRHRDVQDAIDQTLSTGQVVFLDLTRSDGRERHFDVQTAPILQDDHIAGSVTIFYDITELRRLERIRKDFVANVSHELRTPLTTIKGCAATLADGALDNREASQRFVKMINTHADRLHNLVEDILDLSRIESGALPLETGVYPVHEMVNAVVGEIRPLTKEKALTIEIDIKENVQVQCDRKLIEQALLNLLDNAVKYTPEGGKIWIQTRDFKPVENDRENRRNRPEEIENQTRTRRIALEVKDTGIGVPLSDMDRIFERFYRVDKGRSRAMGGTGLGLSIVRHIMDAHGERVYVESEQGKGSTFGLTLPRE